Proteins encoded within one genomic window of Cyprinus carpio isolate SPL01 chromosome B22, ASM1834038v1, whole genome shotgun sequence:
- the LOC122141484 gene encoding uncharacterized protein LOC122141484, translating to MTLMIPARSRTRASMATVVVGGCRWKYKFFAFLVYGFLSVNADIVSESVSEGDSVILSTSIKKNQDDRIRWYYNNTRIAQINGNPSKTCTDVQCNEGTERFRGRLKLDHQTGSLTIMNITITDSGVYKLTINSSNDKETFIISVHGVSAAERDKMKKSVEEGESVTLDPGVIKTNDVITWYFNDTLIAEITGDPNKTCTDFHCPERFRDRLKLDHQTGSLNITDTRTTDSGLYELKISSSSRRRRRSISSVKSFDVTVIAVPGSGLYLGQIAGIVAGVVLLVAVAVVIKSLCRIDMHDMRGFVKSRNEDKKDGVHMI from the exons ATGACCCTCATGATACCGGCTCGTTCGCGAACAAGAGCTTCGATGGCGACGGTGGTTGTTGGAGGATGCCGGTGGAAATATAAGTTTTTCGCGTTCCTCGTGTACG GTTTTCTCAGTGTTAATGCAGATATAGTCTCAGAGTCTGTGtcggagggagattcagtcattCTAAGCACcagtattaaaaaaaaccaaGACGACAGAATCAGATGGTACTATAATAACACTCGTATCGCTCAAATCAATGGCAATCCCAGTAAGACCtgcacagatgttcagtgtaatgaaggaACGGAgagattcagaggcagactgaagctggatcatcagaccgGATCTCTGACTATCATGAACATCACAATCACAGACTCTGGAGTTTATAAACTGACGATCAACAGCAGCAACGATAAAGAGACCTTCATCATTTCTGTCCATG gtgtttctgcTGCCGAACgagataaaatgaaaaagtcagtggaggagggagaatctgttactttagatcctggtgtaataaaaacaaatgatgtGATCacgtggtattttaatgacactctcatcgctgaaatcactggagatcccAACAAGACCTGCACAGATTTTCATTGTCCTGAGAGATTCAGAGatagactgaagctggatcatcagactggatctctgaacatcacagacaccagaaccacagactctggactttatgaactAAAGATCAGCAGCAGCAGTCGCCGCCGCCGCCGCAGCATCAGCAGTGTAAAGAGCTTCGATGTTACTGTCATTG CTGTTCCAGGTTCGGGACTGTATTTAGGTCAAATAGCAGGGATTGTTGCTGGTGTTGTTCTGCTGGTGGCTGTAGCTGTTGTGATTAAATCTCTCTGCAGAATTG ACATGCATGATATGAGGGGTTTTGTGAAGTCCAGGAATGAG GACAAGAAAGATGGAGTTCACATGATCTGA
- the LOC109102223 gene encoding LOW QUALITY PROTEIN: ceramide synthase 5-like (The sequence of the model RefSeq protein was modified relative to this genomic sequence to represent the inferred CDS: inserted 2 bases in 1 codon): MAALSAWFWNERFWLPHNVTWADLADPAPGVEYPKAGHLLSALPLALGIFAVRIVFERCIAGPCASLLQIQTELSRRAQPNAVLEKVFTSITKSPDSRHLEGLSKQLDWDVRKVQRWFRQRRNQDKPSTRTKFCESMWRFTFYLCIFMYGIRFLWQSPWMWDTRHCWYNYPYQLVMYCFYYYYITXMLSQFTDIKRKDFLIMFVHHLATISLISFSYVNNMLRVGSLVMCVHDTSDFLLEAAKLANYAKYQRLCDFLFVVFSMIFFGTRLIIFPFWILNTTLFESWEIIGPYPSWWLFNSLLLVLQVLHIIWSYLIARIASKAIMRGKVSKDDRSDIESSSEEETETTSKERLKTASSRGENGTNGHFGSKHWSQNHNNW; encoded by the exons ATGGCTGCGCTCTCAGCCTGGTTCTGGAACGAGCGCTTCTGGCTTCCGCACAATGTCACTTGGGCGGATCTGGCCGACCCTGCGCCCGGGGTGGAGTACCCGAAAGCCGGCCACTTGCTCTCCGCGCTGCCGCTGGCCTTGGGGATCTTCGCGGTGCGGATCGTCTTCGAGAG GTGTATCGCGGGTCCATGTGCCTCCCTCCTTCAGATCCAGACGGAGTTGAGTCGGAGAGCTCAGCCCAACGCTGTCCTGGAGAAAGTGTTTACATCCATCACAAAG TCCCCGGACTCGCGGCACTTAGAGGGTCTGTCAAAGCAGCTGGACTGGGACGTGAGGAAGGTCCAGCGATGGTTTCGACAGCGGCGGAACCAGGACAAACCCAGCACAAGAACCAAGTTTTGTGAGAGCAT GTGGAGGTTTACATTctatctgtgtatatttatgtatgggATCCGTTTCCTGTGGCAG tCTCCCTGGATGTGGGACACGAGACACTGCTGGTACAATTACCCCTATCAG ttggtgatgtattgtttttattattattatataac gatGTTGTCACAGTTCACAGACATCAAAAGAAAG GATTTCCTCATCATGTTCGTTCATCATCTGGCGACCATCAGCCTGATCAGTTTCTCGTATGTTAATAACATGTTGCGTGTGGGGAGTCTGGTCATGTGCGTTCACGACACATCGGACTTCCTGCTGGAG GCCGCAAAGTTAGCGAACTATGCCAAATACCAGCGTTTATGTGACTTCTTGTTTGTGGTGTTCAGTATGATCTTCTTCGGGACGAGATTGATCATTTTCCCCTTCTG GATTCTGAACACGACGCTCTTCGAGAGCTGGGAGATCATCGGGCCGTACCCGTCCTGGTGGCTCTTCAACtctctgctgctggtgctgcAGGTGCTGCACATCATCTGGTCCTACCTCATCGCTCGCATCGCCTCCAAAGCCATCATGAGAGGAAAG GTGTCCAAAGATGACCGCAGCGACATCGAAAGCAGCTCGGAGGAAGAAACCGAAACGACGTCCAAAGAGCGACTCAAGACGGCTTCATCCCGAGGAGAAAATGGCACCAATGGCCATTTTGGCTCCAAACACTGGAGCCAGAACCACAACAACTGGTGA
- the LOC109102220 gene encoding cytochrome c oxidase assembly protein COX14 homolog: MLSGKRIADVGYKLFSGSMMLLTVYGGYLCVLRAQRYMQKQKQLEAQNESAASETIKD, translated from the coding sequence ATGCTCAGCGGGAAGCGCATCGCTGATGTGGGTTATAAGCTGTTCTCGGGCTCCATGATGCTGTTGACGGTGTACGGCGGATACCTGTGCGTCCTGCGGGCTCAGCGGTAcatgcagaaacagaaacagctgGAGGCACAGAATGAGAGCGCGGCTTCAGAAACTATTAAAGACTGA
- the LOC109102216 gene encoding pre-miRNA 5'-monophosphate methyltransferase: protein METRVPHVSEEENQDPGAAPYGNFVNYYTFNPPENRLSLIPGTLLENIGLGSERVVILDVGCNSGVKGLQILISASGSDFSKREVHLLGFDLDQDLILRAQNSNPFTQNIQFIPLDITDAAESQAVLESYLGRFGCPRFQLCTCFAVTMWVHLNHGDAAFFFFFFRIGFFFWFFLLEAQPWKCYRSAARRLRKLGRSDFDHFKTLEIRGDMAAHAREHLEKQCSMDLVQSFGNTAWDRSLLLFKRR, encoded by the exons ATGGAGACTCGCGTTCCCCATGTGAGTGAAGAGGAAAACCAAGACCCAGGAGCCGCTCCCTATGGAAACTTCGTCAATTATTACACCTTCAACCCGCCAGAGAACCGCCTTAGTTTGATACCAGGAACGCTGCTGGAAAACATCGGACTCGGCTCTGAACGCGTTGTAATACTGGACGTGGGATGCAATTCAGGGGTAAAAGGATTGCAGATTTTAATATCTG CCTCTGGAAGTGACTTTTCTAAAAGAGAAGTGCATCTGCTTGGATTTGACCTGGATCAGGATTTAATCCTCCGGGCGCAGAACTCCAACCCCTTTACCCAAAATATCCAGTTTATCCCCCTGGATATCACAGATGCTGCAGAGAGCCAGGCAGTGCTGGAGTCCTACCTGGGAAGGTTTGGCTGCCCCCGTTTCCAGCTGTGCACCTGTTTTGCGGTGACTATGTGGGTGCACCTGAATCACGGAGacgcagcgtttttttttttttttttcaggattgggttttttttttggttttttttgctgGAGGCACAGCCGTGGAAGTGTTACCGCTCTGCTGCGCGCCGGTTACGCAAACTGGGGCGCAGTGACTTCGACCACTTCAAGACCCTTGAGATTCGAGGGGACATGGCGGCGCATGCTAGAGAGCACTTGGAAAAGCAGTGCAGCATGGATTTGGTGCAGAGTTTTGGCAATACAGCATGGGACAGAAGTCTTCTGCTCTTCAAAAGACGATGA